A DNA window from Campylobacter lari contains the following coding sequences:
- a CDS encoding 4Fe-4S binding protein, producing MLMIAPENTPVWVDEARCKACNICVSYCPAGVLAMRDEISAVLGQMIEVVHPDSCIGCSECESHCPDFAIFVAKRDEFKFAKLTPEAKERAQAVKENKYKKLNA from the coding sequence ATATTAATGATTGCTCCAGAGAATACACCAGTTTGGGTTGATGAAGCAAGATGTAAGGCTTGTAATATCTGTGTTAGCTATTGTCCAGCCGGAGTTTTAGCAATGAGAGATGAAATCAGTGCAGTTTTAGGACAGATGATAGAAGTGGTTCATCCTGATTCTTGTATAGGCTGTAGTGAATGTGAAAGTCACTGTCCTGATTTTGCGATTTTTGTTGCCAAAAGAGATGAATTTAAATTTGCAAAGCTTACGCCAGAAGCCAAAGAAAGAGCACAAGCTGTCAAAGAAAATAAATACAAAAAACTAAATGCATAG
- a CDS encoding 2-oxoglutarate synthase subunit alpha has translation MREVISTGNVLVAKAAIDCGCKFFGGYPITPSSEIAHELSHMLPKNDGTFIQMEDEISGISVALGASMSGVKSMTASSGPGISLKAEQIGLGFIAEIPLVIVNVMRGGPSTGLPTRVAQGDLFQAKAPTHGDYASIALAPASLEEAYTETIRAFNLAEKYMTPVFLLLDETIGHMNGKAKLPDLEELEIINRKKFMGDKKDYKPYAAGENEAATLNPFFEGYRYHITGLHHGDIGFPTEDGAIVDKNMKRLFGKIKNNTDEICTYEEFMCDDAQFLIIAYGSVARSAKEAILRLREEGLKVGLFRPITLYPVAEKKIAQVVSKFEKVMVSELNMGQYLEEIQRVSKRDDFISLHRANGRPITPSEIIAKVKENI, from the coding sequence ATGAGAGAAGTTATATCAACAGGTAATGTTTTAGTAGCCAAAGCTGCGATTGATTGTGGCTGTAAATTTTTTGGTGGTTATCCAATTACCCCAAGTTCTGAAATAGCACATGAACTAAGCCATATGTTACCAAAAAATGATGGTACTTTTATACAGATGGAAGATGAAATTTCGGGTATTAGCGTGGCCTTAGGTGCTTCTATGAGTGGAGTAAAATCCATGACAGCAAGCAGCGGACCGGGAATTTCTTTAAAAGCCGAACAAATTGGTTTGGGTTTTATAGCTGAAATTCCACTAGTAATTGTAAATGTTATGAGAGGTGGTCCTTCAACTGGTCTTCCAACAAGGGTTGCGCAAGGTGATTTATTTCAAGCAAAAGCTCCAACACATGGAGATTATGCAAGTATAGCTTTAGCTCCTGCTTCATTAGAGGAAGCTTACACTGAAACTATTAGAGCTTTTAATTTAGCTGAAAAATACATGACTCCAGTATTTTTGCTTTTAGATGAAACCATAGGACACATGAATGGTAAGGCAAAATTACCTGATTTAGAAGAATTAGAAATTATCAACCGCAAAAAATTTATGGGCGATAAAAAAGATTACAAACCTTATGCAGCAGGTGAAAATGAAGCTGCCACACTAAATCCTTTCTTTGAAGGTTATCGTTATCATATCACAGGACTTCATCATGGAGACATAGGCTTTCCAACAGAAGATGGAGCAATAGTAGATAAAAATATGAAAAGATTGTTTGGTAAGATTAAAAATAATACCGATGAAATTTGCACTTATGAAGAGTTTATGTGTGATGATGCGCAGTTTTTAATCATTGCTTATGGAAGCGTTGCAAGATCTGCTAAAGAAGCTATCTTAAGACTTAGAGAAGAGGGTTTAAAAGTAGGGCTTTTTAGACCTATTACGCTTTATCCAGTAGCTGAGAAAAAAATAGCTCAAGTGGTATCTAAATTTGAAAAAGTTATGGTAAGTGAGCTTAATATGGGGCAATATTTAGAAGAAATTCAAAGAGTAAGCAAAAGAGATGATTTTATTAGCTTGCACCGTGCAAATGGTCGCCCTATAACCCCAAGTGAAATTATTGCTAAAGTAAAGGAGAATATATAA
- a CDS encoding 2-oxoglutarate ferredoxin oxidoreductase subunit beta: MAFNYDEYLRVDKLPTQWCWGCGDGVVLKAIIRAIQKLGWNMDDVCLVSGIGCSGRMSSYVNCNTVHTTHGRAIAYATGIKLANPKKHVIVVSGDGDTLAIGGNHTIHGCRRNIDLTHILINNFIYGLTNSQTSPTTPQGFYTVTAQAGNIDPNFDACELTKAAGASFVARTNVIEANKLENIIFKALSHKGYSFVDVFSNCHINLGRKNKMGEAVSMLDWIKNRCVEKSKFEQLDYEQRADKFPTGILHQDESKAEYCEAYEEVRRALKEKRMVDLGVLK; this comes from the coding sequence ATGGCTTTTAATTACGATGAATATTTAAGAGTAGATAAACTTCCAACACAATGGTGCTGGGGTTGTGGGGATGGTGTTGTTTTAAAAGCTATTATTAGAGCTATTCAAAAACTTGGCTGGAATATGGATGATGTTTGTTTAGTTTCTGGTATAGGTTGTAGTGGTAGAATGAGTTCTTATGTAAATTGCAATACAGTCCATACTACCCATGGTAGAGCTATTGCTTATGCAACAGGGATTAAGCTAGCAAATCCTAAAAAACATGTAATCGTAGTAAGCGGAGATGGCGATACTTTAGCAATTGGTGGAAATCATACCATCCATGGATGTAGAAGAAATATAGATTTAACTCATATTTTAATCAATAATTTTATTTATGGTCTTACAAATTCACAAACTTCACCAACTACCCCACAAGGCTTTTACACTGTTACAGCTCAAGCAGGTAATATAGACCCAAATTTTGATGCTTGTGAGCTTACTAAAGCCGCTGGGGCTTCTTTTGTAGCAAGAACAAATGTTATAGAGGCAAATAAGCTTGAAAATATCATTTTTAAAGCTTTATCTCACAAAGGTTATAGTTTTGTAGATGTATTTTCAAACTGCCATATTAACCTAGGTAGAAAAAACAAAATGGGCGAAGCTGTAAGCATGCTTGATTGGATTAAAAATCGTTGTGTTGAAAAGTCTAAATTTGAACAATTAGACTACGAACAAAGAGCGGATAAATTTCCTACAGGAATTTTACACCAAGATGAAAGCAAAGCAGAATATTGTGAAGCTTATGAGGAAGTTAGAAGAGCCTTGAAAGAAAAAAGAATGGTTGATTTGGGAGTATTAAAATGA
- a CDS encoding 2-oxoacid:acceptor oxidoreductase family protein, which translates to MKYQLRFCGEGGQGVITAGEILAKAAIKEGRNAFKASTYTSQVRGGPTKVDIIVDENEIFFPYAVEGEVSFMLSTADKGYHSFKDGVCDGGVIVIEPNLVHPSKEDYARWKIFEIPIITIAKEEVGNVATQSVVALAIAAYMSKCIDIDALKQTMLDMVPAKTKEANAKAFDLGIEYAKKAQVVS; encoded by the coding sequence ATGAAATATCAATTAAGATTTTGTGGTGAAGGTGGACAAGGGGTTATCACTGCAGGTGAAATTCTAGCTAAAGCCGCCATTAAAGAAGGGCGTAATGCTTTTAAAGCTTCTACTTATACTTCTCAAGTTAGAGGTGGACCAACTAAGGTTGATATTATCGTTGATGAAAATGAAATCTTTTTTCCTTATGCAGTAGAAGGTGAAGTTAGTTTTATGCTTTCAACTGCTGATAAAGGTTATCATAGTTTCAAAGATGGTGTTTGTGATGGTGGTGTTATAGTTATAGAGCCAAATTTAGTTCATCCAAGTAAAGAAGATTATGCAAGATGGAAAATTTTTGAAATTCCTATTATTACTATAGCTAAAGAAGAAGTAGGGAATGTAGCTACTCAATCAGTCGTTGCTTTAGCTATAGCTGCTTATATGAGTAAATGTATTGATATTGATGCATTAAAACAAACTATGCTTGATATGGTACCTGCAAAAACTAAAGAGGCAAATGCAAAAGCTTTTGATTTAGGTATAGAATACGCTAAAAAAGCACAAGTAGTTTCTTGA
- a CDS encoding acetolactate synthase large subunit, which produces MKELNGSQMICEALKEENVKVVFGYPGGAALNIYDEIYKQTHFKHILVRHEQAALHSADAYARMSGKVGVAVVTSGPGFTNTVTGLATAYSDSIPLVLISAQVANSLIGTDAFQEIDAIGISRPCVKHNYLVKNIEELPKILKEAFYIATTGRKGPVHIDIPKDVTAAMGIWHYPKEISMKTYKPTYKGNIKQIKKLVSLIKNAQKPLFYLGGGCIASNASDELRELIHFCQIPAVETLMALGALRSDDELNLKMAGMHGSYCANIALSECDLLIAVGARFDDRITGKTSEFAKGAKIVHIDIDPSSISKIIEAHFPIVGDIKSVILDTLEELKKESFDNTKYQEWFKTLQNYQQLYPLIYEDNDEVLKPQWVIEECARLAPDARIITDVGQHQMWVAQFYPFNYARQLATSGGQGTMGYSLPAALGAKLAVDEEVVINFVGDGSFLMNIQELMTASAYGIKVINIILNNSFLGMVRQWQSMFYKERFSNTDLTSQPDFVTIAKGFHCEGYNVFNKEEFQKAFKAALESKKTCVLNVAIDRYEDVLPMVPAGGAIYNMILPSYKNKDKK; this is translated from the coding sequence ATGAAAGAGCTAAATGGCTCGCAAATGATTTGTGAAGCATTAAAAGAAGAAAATGTTAAAGTAGTTTTTGGTTATCCTGGTGGTGCGGCTTTAAATATTTATGATGAAATTTACAAACAAACTCATTTTAAACACATTTTAGTCAGACACGAGCAAGCGGCCTTACATAGCGCTGATGCTTATGCTAGAATGAGTGGTAAAGTTGGTGTGGCAGTAGTTACAAGTGGACCTGGTTTTACTAATACAGTTACAGGTTTAGCTACTGCTTATAGTGATTCTATACCTTTGGTTTTAATTTCAGCTCAAGTTGCAAATTCTTTAATAGGAACAGATGCTTTTCAAGAAATCGATGCTATAGGTATTTCAAGACCTTGTGTAAAGCATAATTATTTAGTAAAAAATATCGAAGAATTACCTAAAATTTTAAAAGAAGCTTTTTATATTGCTACAACAGGTAGAAAAGGGCCTGTGCATATTGATATACCTAAAGATGTTACTGCTGCTATGGGTATATGGCATTATCCTAAAGAAATTTCTATGAAAACTTACAAGCCAACCTATAAAGGAAATATCAAGCAAATTAAAAAATTAGTAAGCTTGATTAAAAATGCTCAAAAACCTTTATTTTACCTAGGTGGAGGTTGTATAGCTTCTAATGCTAGTGACGAATTAAGAGAATTAATTCATTTTTGTCAAATTCCTGCAGTTGAAACTTTAATGGCTCTAGGGGCTTTAAGAAGTGATGATGAGCTTAATTTAAAAATGGCAGGTATGCACGGAAGTTATTGTGCAAATATCGCTTTAAGTGAGTGTGATTTACTCATTGCTGTGGGTGCTAGATTTGATGATAGGATTACTGGTAAAACAAGTGAGTTTGCCAAGGGTGCAAAAATCGTTCATATTGATATAGATCCAAGCTCTATTTCTAAAATTATCGAAGCGCATTTTCCTATAGTTGGGGATATTAAAAGTGTTATTTTAGATACCTTAGAAGAATTAAAAAAAGAAAGTTTTGACAACACAAAATACCAAGAATGGTTTAAAACTTTACAAAACTATCAACAATTATATCCTTTAATCTATGAAGATAATGATGAAGTTTTAAAACCTCAATGGGTTATAGAAGAATGTGCTAGATTAGCTCCTGATGCAAGGATAATTACTGATGTGGGGCAACATCAAATGTGGGTAGCGCAATTTTATCCTTTTAATTATGCAAGACAACTTGCAACAAGCGGTGGGCAAGGAACTATGGGGTATTCTTTACCGGCCGCACTTGGGGCTAAATTAGCTGTAGATGAAGAAGTTGTAATAAATTTTGTAGGCGATGGTTCTTTTTTAATGAATATACAAGAGCTAATGACAGCAAGTGCTTATGGAATCAAAGTGATTAATATTATTTTAAATAATTCTTTTTTAGGTATGGTAAGACAATGGCAAAGTATGTTTTATAAAGAAAGATTTTCTAATACAGATCTAACAAGTCAACCTGATTTTGTTACTATTGCTAAAGGTTTTCATTGTGAGGGTTATAATGTTTTTAATAAAGAAGAATTTCAAAAAGCTTTTAAAGCAGCCTTAGAATCTAAAAAAACTTGTGTTTTAAATGTAGCTATAGATCGTTATGAAGATGTATTACCTATGGTACCTGCGGGCGGAGCTATTTATAATATGATTTTACCTAGCTATAAAAACAAGGATAAAAAATGA
- the ilvN gene encoding acetolactate synthase small subunit, with amino-acid sequence MKRRVISVIVLNEHGVLSRVVGLFSGRGYNIESLTVAPLDDKEFSRINIVTLGDEKVFEQIIKQLHKLIPTYKVIDSSDFIEKETALVKIALNENFAGLDAILKAYNGSVTYSDDEFIIVMASDDAKNIDNFLKTMKKYNPISVVRSGSILMEVK; translated from the coding sequence ATGAAAAGAAGAGTAATTTCTGTCATTGTATTAAATGAGCATGGGGTATTATCACGCGTTGTCGGGCTTTTTTCAGGACGTGGTTATAATATAGAATCTCTTACGGTTGCTCCACTTGATGATAAAGAATTCTCAAGGATAAATATCGTTACTTTAGGCGATGAAAAAGTTTTTGAGCAAATCATAAAACAACTTCATAAACTCATACCTACTTATAAGGTAATTGATTCTAGTGATTTTATAGAAAAAGAAACAGCTTTGGTAAAGATTGCTTTAAATGAAAATTTTGCAGGTTTAGATGCCATATTAAAAGCTTATAATGGCAGTGTGACTTATAGTGATGATGAGTTTATTATAGTAATGGCAAGTGATGATGCAAAAAATATCGATAACTTTTTAAAAACTATGAAAAAGTATAATCCTATTAGTGTAGTTAGAAGTGGTTCTATTTTAATGGAGGTAAAATGA
- the lpxD gene encoding UDP-3-O-(3-hydroxymyristoyl)glucosamine N-acyltransferase, with amino-acid sequence MKISEIAKFLGIEYCGDDIEITALNSLNNASFTELSYCDGEKNSKKIASSGAGAILVSKEFENLVSKDCVKLVVDNPHLSFALLSKLFAKPLISSEKKNSKIAKSAKIMPNVYIGENVQIADHVVIMAGAYIGDNVSIGEYTTIHPNVVIYNDTKIGKKCHLLANCVIGSDGFGYAHTKNGEHYKIYHNGNVILEDFVEVGACTTIDRAVFESTIIKQGTKIDNLVQVGHNCEVGENCLIVAQSGISGSSILGKNVIMGGQSATSGHLEIGDFATIAARGGVTKNLEGARVYGGFPIMLQKDWLKFQAKIITAFRDKHE; translated from the coding sequence ATGAAAATTAGTGAAATTGCTAAATTTTTAGGCATAGAATATTGCGGAGATGATATAGAAATTACAGCTTTAAATTCATTAAATAATGCAAGTTTTACTGAACTTAGTTATTGCGATGGAGAAAAAAACTCTAAAAAAATTGCAAGTAGTGGAGCTGGGGCTATATTAGTCTCAAAAGAATTCGAAAATTTAGTTTCAAAAGATTGTGTTAAATTAGTTGTTGATAATCCACATTTATCTTTTGCGCTTTTAAGTAAGCTTTTTGCTAAACCTTTAATTTCTAGTGAAAAGAAAAATTCTAAAATTGCTAAAAGTGCTAAGATTATGCCAAATGTTTATATTGGAGAAAATGTCCAAATAGCTGATCATGTAGTGATAATGGCAGGAGCTTATATAGGCGATAATGTAAGTATAGGTGAATATACTACAATCCATCCAAATGTTGTGATTTATAATGACACTAAAATAGGTAAAAAATGTCATTTGCTAGCAAATTGTGTAATAGGTAGTGATGGCTTTGGTTATGCGCATACAAAAAATGGCGAGCATTATAAGATTTATCATAATGGGAATGTTATTTTAGAAGATTTTGTGGAAGTTGGAGCTTGCACGACTATTGATAGAGCGGTTTTTGAAAGCACTATCATAAAGCAAGGTACAAAGATTGATAATCTTGTTCAAGTAGGACATAATTGTGAAGTAGGGGAGAATTGTCTTATAGTAGCTCAAAGTGGAATTTCAGGCTCAAGTATTTTGGGTAAAAATGTCATCATGGGTGGACAAAGCGCTACAAGCGGACATTTAGAAATAGGGGATTTTGCTACCATAGCCGCAAGAGGTGGGGTCACTAAAAATTTAGAAGGTGCTAGGGTTTATGGCGGTTTTCCTATCATGCTTCAAAAAGATTGGTTAAAATTTCAAGCAAAAATTATCACAGCTTTTAGGGATAAACATGAGTAA